The sequence GATATTGTGCGTTTTTGAAAAAGCCACGCCCAATATTTGAATATAAGCCGCCATAACCCCGCCGGCGATGGTAGCCATTCCGCCCACCATTATAGTCAAAAGTTCACTTTTGGTCATTCCTTTCAGATAAGGTTTAATCATAAGAGGCGCTTCTGTTTGACCGACGAAAATATTGGCGGTGCATGAGAGCGATTCGGCTCCGCTTGTTCCCATTACTTTAGCCATTATCCATGCCATCCCTTCGACGATCTTTTGCATTATTCCCAAGTAATAAAGCACCGACATCAAACTGGCGAAGAATATAATGGTCGGTAAAACCTGGAAAGCAAAAAAGACTCCCATGCTTTCTTCGTTTCCGGGACCAAGACCGAGACTACCGAATACGAATTTTGCCCCTTCAGTAGTAAAATTAAGAATAAGAACGAAAAAGCTGCTGATAAATCTGAAAAATTCCTTAGGCCATCCGAGCGGCGAAAAATATGATCCGAGAATATCTCCCTTCAGAATTATAATTGCAAAAGCAATCTGGATTAACAAACCTGAAATTACGAGTCGCCAATTGACCTGCTTTTTATTATTCGACATTAAATACGCAATGCCGATTAATAAAAGTATTCCCAAGATTCCTCTGAATAACGAAATAAATTCCATAAATCAATCCGGTATATAATGACATTTACGGCATCGCGCTTCGTAGCTGTCCGATGCTCCCACTAAAACTCTTTCGTGCGAAACTATTTTTCTTTGAGTCCTGTCGGCAATGTTTCCGCAGACGACGCAAATTGCCAGTGTTTTTGTAATGAATTCTGCTGTCGCCAGCAATTGGGGAATCGGTTCGAACGGTTCGCCTCTATAATCCTGGTCGAGTCCGGCCACAATCACCCGCTTGCCCTCGTCGGCAAGTTTATTGCAGACGTCGACCAATTTTAAATCGAAAAATTGAGCTTCGTCGATGCCGATTACCTGAGCGTCGCCGGCAAGTTCCAAAATGTCTTCCGCCTTGTCTATTAATATCGACGGCAGCGACTGCTCGTTATGTGAAACAATTTCTGTTTCGGAATATCTTGTGTCGATTTTCGGTTTGAAAATTTTAACTTTTTGTTTGGCAATAATCGCTCTTTTTAGTCTGCGAATCAATTCTTCTGTTTTGCCGCTGAACATACATCCCGCAATAACTTCAATCCAGCCGGCGCCCAACGGGTAAAAATGCGTAACAGGTTCCATATTATTCCAGATTTTCCTTATCGAATGAAAAAGGGAGTAATTCTTCGAGAGTCATTTCCTTTATTTCGCCTTTTTTATTGTTCATAATGACCGACAAATCTTTTCCGCATAATTCGGAAAGCACCTGTCGGCAGGCGCCGCAGGGGGGAGTAAAGTCTTCGGAATCGCTTACAATTGCAATCGCATCGAATTCTTTTTCGCCTTCTAGTACTGCTCTGAATGCGGCTGTTCTTTCGGCGCAGATTGTCAATCCGTAAGATGAATTTTCGATATTGGCTCCCAGATAAATTTTACCGCTTTTTGTTATCAACGCGGCGCCAACATGAAAATTTGAATAGGGAGCATAAGCTTTTCTCGCCGCTTCCACTGCTTTGGAGATTAATTGTTCTTTGTCCAATTTTCTTACCATTTTTATTCGAAAGATAATTCAAACTTCTTAACTAAGCTAATAAAATTATCCGTCTTCGAGCAGCCATTGAGTGGCGAGCTCTTCGCTTACTCCGTCGATGAACCTGGAAGGCTTGGCAAAAGTAATTCCCTGGAATCTGTCGAAGATATTCATCGGATAACATACGAACAAGTTTTGTTTTGCGCGCGTCGATGCGACATACATAAGTCGCCGTTCTTCTTCCAAAGATTCGACTTTGTCGAACGATTGCGTTGACGGAAAGAATCCGTCGGCGGCATGAATTATAAAGACCGTATGCCATTCCAGCCCTTTGGCTGAATGGATGGTCGATAATGTAAGAAATTCATTTTCTTTATCCGTGGCTTCGATATCGACAACCGAATCCTGAGGCGGTTCGAGAGCCATGTCCGTCAAAAAGCTTTCCAGGCTTCTGTAGTTCTCTGCAATATTAATAAATATATCGAGATCTTTCTTCCGCTTATTCCAGTCGTCGTATTTTTCTATAAATAAATGATGATAGTATTTCATCGCAATTTCAGCCTTGTCTGCCGGGAGCGTATTCTTAGTATGAATTTCGTGTAACACATTGAAAAGATTATAAATTCTGTCGTTGTAACTATTGCTCAAAGTTTTATCGGGGGAACTTTTAATAGTCAGAATACCTTTTGCCAATTTATCCATTATTGCCCGCGCCTTTTTGGGACCGATGCCTTCATGGAGTAAAAGCACGCGATACCAGCTTACGAAATCGAGCGGATTAGAAGCGATTCTAAGAAAAGCCAGAAGGTCTTTTACATGCGCCGCTTCAATGAATTTCATTCCGCCGAATTTAACGTACGGAATATTGGCTTTGTTCAGCTCTATCTCCAAATCGAAAGAGTGATACGAAGAACGGAATAAAACCGCCATCTCGTCGAGCGGAACATCTTCTTCCCTCAACTCGAGTATCTTTTCCACAATAAAACGCGATTGCATGTTTTCGTTTGCGGCGCAGATTATACCGGGCAACTCACCGCCTGTTTTTCTGCTGTAGAGGTGTTTCGGATATTTTTCGATTGCATGTTCTATTATGTAATTCGAGAAGTCGAGTATTTCCTGCGTGCTGCGATAATTTTCTTCGAGCGTAATAATTTTTACGTCTTTGAACAGTTTGGGAAATTCCATTATATTTTTGAATGTGGCTCCGCGGAACGAATAGATCGATTGAGAATCGTCGCCCACTACCATTATATTTTCGTTTATCTGACCGAGCCCTTTAATTATTTCCGCCTGGAGATGATTGGTGTCCTGATATTCGTCAACCATTACGAATTTTATCGTATTCAGAAACGATTTGGCGGCGGGGCTGAAATCGAGCAAAAAGTTTTTAAGATAAATCAATAAGTCGTCGTAATCGAGCAAATTATTCTGTCTTTTATAAGAATCGTAAACTTTTTTAATGTCGTTGAATTTGTCGGCATATTCGAGAAAGTGGGGATATTCTTCTTCGATCAATTTCTCAATAGTCTTGCCCGTATTAACCGAAAGGCTAAGAATTTTATAAATAGTCTGTTTGTTAGGAAATCTTTTTTTGTCTTTTGTCGGATTGAGTTCGCTTCTTATTAAATTTATTACGTCTTCGCTGTCGCTTTGGTCGAGTATTGTAAATCCGCCGTCCAGGTTAACAGCCTTGGCATATTTCCGAAGAGTAATATTTGCGAAAGAATGGAAAGTGCCTCCGTTAACTTTCGAACAGCGGTTGTCGAGCAGCATAGCGGCTCTGTCGAGCATTTCTTTAGCGGCTTTGCGCGTAAATGTAAGCAATAATATAGACGAAGGATTGTAGCCCAATTCTGTCAGGCGAGCCACGCGGTATACCAGCGTGCGGGTTTTTCCGCTTCCCGCTCCCGCGATGACGAGATAATTTCCTTCGACTGCGGAAACAGCTTCGTATTGCGAAGGATTTAATTCATCTCTGTAATTAATGCTGAACCGGGATTCGTCGACAATTTCCTGTTTATTAATCCTTTTTAATACGTACTTTTTAGCCATTATCTTCGGAATGCTTTCGGTTTATTCAGTATTTCGGATATAAGATAAAGCTCCCTCAAAGTTTGAGGATTTTTCATCTTCATTCGAATTGAATCCGCCTTTGTTCGAACTTTTTTCTTTTGATATGCTTCGTTAACTTTTTTAACCGGAGATTTGAATTCCGTTTCTATTTTGGTCTGCGCCGTTTTTACAGATTCTTTGTAATTGTCGAATTCTTTTTCGGGATTCCACGAAATAGTATTCTCGTTTTGCGTTTGTTGAGGTGTTTTTATGCCGAATAGATCCTCAAGCAAATCGGGGGAAGACTCGGGAGAAGAGTTTTCTTCTCCCTCGTCGGAACTTTCCGATTTTTTTCTGGCGGCAAAAATCGAGCTTACTACCGAATAGATAAGAAAAAGCATTATCAATATTTCAAACAAACTGTCCATTACTCTTGATCTTTGTTTTTATTTTTATCTTTATCTTCTTCGGGTTTTGCAATCGAGGCTCTCATTTCAGTATCGGCCTGAATGTTTTTTATGTTATAATAATCGATAACGCCGAGGTTGCCTTTTCTGAATGCTTCCGCAATGGCTCTCGGTATTTCCGCTTCGGCTTCGACTACTTTGGCGCGCATACGAGCTACTTCCGCAGTCATTTCCTGTTCCAGAGCGACTGCAGCGGCGCGTCTTTCTTCGGCTTTAGCCCGGGCAACTTTCAAATCGGCTTCCGCCTGGTCGGTCTGTAATATGGCTCCGATATTGATGCCCACATCTACGTCCGCAATATCGATTGAAAGAATTTCGAACGCCGTGCCCGCGTCGAGACCTTTTGAGAGAACCACTTTCGAAATGCTGTCCGGATTTTCGAGCACTTCTTTGTGAGAATTGCTGGAACCGATCGTGGAAACTATCCCTTCGCCTACACGAGCAAGAATAGTCGCTTCGCCCGCGCCTCCAACAAGTCTTTCGAGATTGGTTCTGACGGTAATTCTTGCCACAGCTTTCAATTGAATTCCGTCTTTTGCGACCGCCGCGACGAGCGGAGTTTCGATTACTTTAGGATTTACCGACATTTTAACTGCTTCGAGAACATCCCTGCCCGCCAAATCGATAGCAGCAGCCTTTTCGAATCCGAGGTCGAGATTTGCTTTGTTTGCCGAAATCAAGGCATTGACTACTTTAGTAACGTTTCCGCCGGCGAGATAATGAGCCTCCAGAAGAGAAATATCGAGTTCAATTCCGGCTTTCGTTGCCGAGATAAGATTCCTGATGATTACTTGAGGCGAAACTTTTCTCAGGCGCATTCCGATTAAATCCCTGAATATCTTTACTTTTACGCCCGAAAAGTATGCCGTAATATAGAGCCCGATCGGCACGAAATAGAAAAATACCATCAGGAAAAGAACTATCGCAATAATAATAATGATCGATACCCCCGTTAAAGCTTCCATTTTAACTCCATTTTTTTATAAACCCTTTACAAAATATAAATTCATTCCGATTATTACAATTTAGCGGAGCCAAAATCAACACGAAAAAAGATAAATTTGTATTACCTTGCTAACTGAATTTGCAATATTTATATTTAAGAAACCATTTGAGCCGATTTACTGTTTAAGACTGAAAGAAAAAGAGAGGAATTATAATTATGGAAGGAAATTTTTCAGAAAGGGTACAGGAAGTCATTCGATTAAGTCGAGAAGAAGCTCTCAGACTGGGTCATGATTATATAGGTACGGAACACCTTCTTCTGGGTATTATCCGGGAAGGACAGGGAGTTGCCGTCAAGATATTGAGAAATCTTGGCGTCGACCTGGTTAAATTGAAAAAAGCCATTGAAGACACCGTCAGAACGTCGGGCGGAACTCTTACCATCGGCAATATACCGCTTACCAAACAAGCCGAAAAAGTGCTCAAGATTACCCAGATTGAATCGAAGATTTACAAATCCGATGTAATAGGAACCGAACATATACTTCTTTCGCTCCTGAGAGACGAAGACAATATCGCTACTCAGATATTGCACCAGTTCAATGTTAATTACGACAATGTAAGAGCCGAATTGAACAATATTCTTTCGAGCAAAGAAAGCCAGAAAACATCCGCTCCGTTTGCTCAACCTTTTACGGCAAAGAAAGTCGAGAAGACAAAAACGCCCGTGCTTGACAATTTCGGCAGGGACTTAACAAAACTTGCAATAGAAGACAAATTGGACCCTGTCATAGGAAGAGAAAAAGAGATTGAACGCGTTGCCCAGGTTTTGAGCCGAAGGAAAAAGAACAATCCCGTTTTGATAGGGGAACCAGGAGTAGGAAAGACCGCAATAGCGGAAGGTTTGGCGCTCCGTATTGTTCAAAGGAAAGTGCCCCGCATATTGCAGGACAAACGCGTCGTTACGCTAGATCTGGCGGGCTTGGTTGCGGGCACTAAATACCGCGGTCAATTCGAAGAAAGAATGAAAGCATTGATGAACGAGCTCGAGAAAGCAGACGACGTGATATTATTTATCGACGAACTTCATACAATCGTAGGCGCCGGCGGCGCATCCGGTTCTCTCGACGCTTCGAACATGTTCAAACCGGCATTGGCGCGCGGCGATATACAATGCATAGGAGCCACAACTTTAGACGAGTACAGAAAGTATATCGAAACCGACGGCGCGCTCGACAGAAGATTTCAGAAAGTGATGGTCGACCCGCCTTCTCCCGAAGAAACAATCGAAATCCTCGAGAACATTAAATTCAAGTACGAAGAACATCACCACGTACGATATTCGAGGGAAGCCATCGAAGCGGCTGTACGATTGAGCGAACGATACATTACGGACAGACATCTGCCCGATAAAGCTATCGACGTTATCGACGAAGCCGGTTCGAGAGTTCATATGGGTAATTTTACCGTATCGGAAGAAATACTGCGTCTAGAAGAAGAAATTGAAAAAGTGAAATTACAGAAAATACAGGTCGTCAAACAGCAGGACTACGAAGAAGCTGCCCGATTGCGCGATAAAGAACGTCAATTGCAATCGGACCTAGAAATTGCAAAACGCGAATGGGAAGCTAAAACCCAGGATATGGTCTACGACGTTACGGAAGAAGATATTGCCACTGTCGTTTCGATGATGACCGGAATTCCTACTACGAGAGTCGTTCAGGCCGAAAGCGAAAAACTTCTTAAAATGGAAGAAGCTCTCAAACAAAGAATCGTCGGTCAGGACGAAGCTGTTACAAAACTTGCCAAAGCAATTCGAAGAACGCGAGCCGGTCTTAAAAGCGCTAACAGACCGATAGGTACCTTTATTTTCCTCGGACCGACCGGAGTCGGTAAGACTGAATTAGCCAAAGAACTTGCCCGTTATTTATTCGATACAGAAGACGCGCTTATACGTATCGATATGAGCGAGTATATGGAGAAATTTTCGGTATCCAGACTGGTCGGAGCTCCTCCGGGATATGTCGGCTACGAAGAAGGCGGTCAATTGACAGAACGCGTCAGAAGAAAACCGTACTCGGTTGTGCTTTTCGACGAAATTGAAAAAGCGCATCCCGACGTATTCAATATCCTCCTGCAGGTTCTCGACGACGGGGTCTTAACAGACAGTCTCGGCAGAAGAGTCGACTTTAAGAATACGATTATTATTATGACGTCGAATGTAGGTACGAAAGACATCAAAGTAACCGGCGGATTCGGTTTCGGCGACGTCACGGAAGCCGACGCATACACTACGTTGAAAAACACAGTCGAAGACGCAATGAAAAAGCTCTTCAATCCTGAATTCCTTAACAGGATCGATGAAACCATCGTCTTCAGAAGTCTCGACAAGGAAGACATCAAACAGATTATCAATATCGAAATGAAAGACCTGGTTAAGAATCTTCAGGAAAATAAGATGACTATCGAATTGCACAAATCTGCCATTGAATTTCTGTCCGATAAAGGTTTTGACCCTAAATACGGCGCAAGGCCTTTGAAACGCGCGATTCAAAAATATATCGAAGATCCGCTGGCTGAGGAATTACTGTTAGGTCAGTTCAAAGAAGGCGATAAAATAATCGTAAAACATAAAAAGAATACTGAAGAGCTTTATTTCGTTCCGGATAAAAAATCGCAGGACGAAAATGAAGAAGTACAGAACAAATCCGACGACGAAGTAAAAAATACGGATAAAGAAGAAGAAAACAGCGAAGAAAAGAACACAATTAATGAATAAACTCGACGAGAAATCGATATCCGAAAGACTGCCCTCATTAAAAGGGTGGTCTTTCGACAATAATAAATTGATACGCAATTTCAAACTCGATTCTTTCTCGGACGCGGTTGCGTTTGTCGTCAAGATCGCCATCGAATCCGAAAAAATCGATCATCATCCCGACATCAGATTATTCGGATGGAATAATGTGGAAGTAACTCTACAGACTCACAACGTTAACGGTATTACCGAAAATGACTTTAAACTCGCTAATTCAATAAACATTTTATACTCTAATGGATAAACAACAAATTCTCGATATTTTTTTGAAAACAGAAGCCTTACTCGAAGGTCATTTCTTATTGACCTCCGGCAGACACAGCAACCAATATTTTCAATGCGCTCTGGTGCTTCAGTATCCGGAATACAATTCATTGATTTCCGGGATGATTGCAGAACATTTTAAAAACCATGAAATTGATATCGTTATATCGCCCGCAATCGGAGGAATTGTTGTCGGGCAGGAAGTAGCGCGTCAGTTAAACAAGAAATCGATATTCGCCGAACGAGAGGATAAAACCCTAACTCTAAGAAGAGGTTTCAACATCGAAGCTGGTAAAAAATACCTTGTGTGCGAAGACGTGGTAACTACGGGCGGTTCGGTATTCGAAGTAATGGATATAGTAAGAAAAGGCGGCGGTATTGTTGCGGGAGTCGGTTTTATAGTCGACAGGAGCAACAATAAGGTCGATTTCGGCGTGCCGCAGTTCAGTACATTGCAACTGGAGGTTAAATCTTTTCTTCCTGAAGAATGCCCTCTTTGCAAAGAAAATAAGATACCTCTCGTAAAACCCGGTTCCAGAAAAATCAAATAAAAACATGAAAAATATTTTCTTTTTGTTTTTCTATTCTATGTGTCGCTCTATTCTCAATCGGAATTCAATAAATATTTTCTCGATAAGACTCTCCGTATCGATTTTTATCAAACCGGAGATAAAGATACAGAGATTATTTCATTAAACCGATTGATCGAAGAACCGTATTGGGGCGGTTCGAAAGTGAATTTAATCGATACGTTTTATTACGGTAATTATTTCCTGAAAGTTTATAATCTTTCCGACAATAAACTTATTTATTCGAGGGGATTCTCGACACTGTTTCAAGAATGGCAAACTACGGACGAAGCCGATACCGTAGTTAAAACATTCGCCTGCTCGGTAACATTTCCGTATCCCAAATCGAAAGTAAGAATCGAAATCGACAAAAGAGACCGGCAAGGAATATTCATTAATAAATTTTCTTATGTAATCGATACGAGCAATTATTTTATAGTTAAGGAACGACCGAAAAAATACGATACTTTCAAAGTTCATTACAGCGGAGATCATCATAAAAAGCTCGATATAGTTTTTCTGCCTGAAGGTTACACAGTCGATGAAATGGAAAAATTTCGGAGCGATTGCAACCGATTCGCGGAATACCTTTTTGAATTTTCCCCTTTCGATGAACTGAAAGAAAGAATCAATATCTGGGGAATAGAAGCCCCTTCCGGCGAAACGGGCGCCGATATTCCGGCAGAAAATATCTGGAAGAATACGCTTTTAAAATCCAGATTCTACACTTTTGACAGCGAACGTTATTTGATGACCGAAGATTATTATACAGTCAGAGACGTAGCGTCTAATGCTCCTTACGATCAGATTTTTATTATAGTAAATACTGCCAAATACGGCGGGGGAGCAATTTATAATTTTTATAATGTAACCGCTTCGGACAATCGACTATCCAAATTGATTTTCGTTCATGAATTCGGTCACGGGCTGGCGGGACTTGCGGACGAATATGCCGACACGTCTACATACAATGAATTTTATAATCTCGAAACTGAACCGTGGGAACCGAATATAACGACGTTAGTCGATTTCGATTCAAAATGGAAATCATTAATAGATGAAAATACGCCCGTGCCAACGCCGGAAGACTCGACATACGCTGACAAAATCGGAGTATTCGAAGGCGGGGGATACGTTTTGAAAGGCGTTTACAGACCAACGGTTAACAGCTTGATGAGATCGTTCAGTTCTCACGAATTTAACGAAGTGTGTCGAGAAACGATAATTAAAATAATAAATTTCTATTCCGAATAATGGATCAAAAAAAACTTATAAAAACGTTTGACACTATTGCGTCGGGCAATTTCAAAACCGACGCCGAACTGTTGAAGTATGTGCTCGAACAGATAGTGAGTAAAGAACAATTCAACTTAAACGGCGGGAGACTCTGGAAGCTCGATACTTCGGCTGCCGCTTATAAATTGGTCTTTCAGACGGGCAATCTTACCAAGATTCCGGAAAATTACATGCTGTCGATTTCAGAGAATCCGATACTCGAAAAGATTTCGAAGGAACGCACGATCTTAGCGGATGAAACCGACACTACATTGCTGGCGAAAGGAATATTCAGGTATTCGGCGTCGGGAGTGGGCAAGAAAGTAAATGTGAACGGTAAAAAATATTACGAATATCTTCTGGCTGTCAATAGCGACCAGATAGGGGAAGAATTACGAGATACTTTAAATGCGGTAGCCACCGTATTGACTTCAAAATTGCGCGAGAGATACCTGACTGCCATAAGAAAAAATCTGATTAAGGATATCGACAAAGCAAAGGAACTGCAAAAAAGCATACTTCCCGATCATCAATACAATTTTCATTTTTATGAAATATTCGGAGTTACAATCCCCGCCGAAATAGTGGCGGGCGACTTTTACGATTATCTGAAGATCGGCGAAGACGAGGAAAGGCTCGGTATAGTTGTGGGCGATGCCGCTTCGAAAGGACTTGCCGCCGCTGCGGAAGCGATGTATATTTCTGGAGCGGTCAGAATGGCGTCCACTTTTCAGGTAAAAATATCGCCTATGATGTTCAGACTTAATCAGCTTGTCAATAAAATTTTCAGCGACGATAAATTCGTTTCCCTTTTTTATTGCGAATTGTCTATCGACAAAAAAGGACTGTGCCTCTATTCAAATGCGGGACATAATCCGCCGTTGTTTTATAAAAAGAGCGCAAATTCATTTTTCACGTTGGATTCGACTGGACCGCTACTGGGTCCGGCTCCCAATTCCAAATATGAAACCGACAGCATTAATTTCGATAAAAATGATATATTGGTTATCTATACAGACGGAGTTACCGAATCGGCTAACAACAAGTACGAGTTTTACGGCGAGTCGAGACTTTCAGATATTATCAAAAAGAATGCTAATTTAACGTCAAGAGATATTGCTTACGCAATACTCGACGACGTTACTAAATTTTCCACGGGAGAAAGTAAATATCAAGACGATAAAACAATCGTAGTAATTAAAAGGAACGACTGATGGATTTGGTTGAAAAAATTTTTAACGCAGGAATTGTAGGAGCGGGCGGCGGAGGATTCCCGTCGCACATCAAAGCGAAATCGAAAGTCGAGTTTTTATTGGCTAACGGCGCCGAGTGCGAACCGTTAATTCATAAGGATTACGAATTGATGGTTAACTTTCCCGAAAAAATCATTGACGGCATCGAGCATCTTTTGAAACAGACAAACGCAAAAAAAACATTCGTAGGCATTAAAGAAAAAATAAAAAAGCCATCGACTCGATTGCCGACGCAATTAAAAATCCTTCGATTAACCTTACGCTATTGGGAGATTTTTATCCGTCGGGAGATGAATACGAGCTCGTTTATGCCGCAACAAATAGATTAATCCCTCCGCACGGATTGCCTCTGGATGTCGGTTGCCTTGTCAATAATGTTGAGACTTTGTACAACATTTCAAATGCCACAGAAGAAATTCCCGTCACGAAGAAATTTTTATCCGTAACCGGCGCCGTAAAAAATCCGAAATCTTTTTTCGTCCCCGTAGGAACAAGTTTCAGAGAGCTGATTGAACTTGCAGGTGGAACTGCGTTGCAGGATTACGGTATTTTTGTAAGCGGAATTTTGATGGGACGCTTGACTTTCGATATCGACGAACCTGTTACGAAAACGACAGCTGGTATTATAGTTCTTCCTATCAATCATTATCTGATAGACCGGATGAAACGCCCAATTCATGACATGAACAGAATCGGTAAATCCGCCTGCGATCAATGCAGTTATTGTACGGAATTTTGCCCGAGATATCTTTTAGGCTACGATGTTCAGCCGCACAAAGTTATGCGCTCTCTGGCATTTACAAAAACCGGCGAAAGAGTTTGGAACCAATATGCCGACTTATGCTGTTCGTGCGGGCTCTGTTCACTTTATGCATGTCCCGAAGATCTTTATCCGAGAGAAGCTTGTAATCAAGG comes from Melioribacter roseus P3M-2 and encodes:
- a CDS encoding thymidine kinase, with the translated sequence MEPVTHFYPLGAGWIEVIAGCMFSGKTEELIRRLKRAIIAKQKVKIFKPKIDTRYSETEIVSHNEQSLPSILIDKAEDILELAGDAQVIGIDEAQFFDLKLVDVCNKLADEGKRVIVAGLDQDYRGEPFEPIPQLLATAEFITKTLAICVVCGNIADRTQRKIVSHERVLVGASDSYEARCRKCHYIPD
- a CDS encoding M64 family metallopeptidase: MSLYSQSEFNKYFLDKTLRIDFYQTGDKDTEIISLNRLIEEPYWGGSKVNLIDTFYYGNYFLKVYNLSDNKLIYSRGFSTLFQEWQTTDEADTVVKTFACSVTFPYPKSKVRIEIDKRDRQGIFINKFSYVIDTSNYFIVKERPKKYDTFKVHYSGDHHKKLDIVFLPEGYTVDEMEKFRSDCNRFAEYLFEFSPFDELKERINIWGIEAPSGETGADIPAENIWKNTLLKSRFYTFDSERYLMTEDYYTVRDVASNAPYDQIFIIVNTAKYGGGAIYNFYNVTASDNRLSKLIFVHEFGHGLAGLADEYADTSTYNEFYNLETEPWEPNITTLVDFDSKWKSLIDENTPVPTPEDSTYADKIGVFEGGGYVLKGVYRPTVNSLMRSFSSHEFNEVCRETIIKIINFYSE
- the pyrE gene encoding orotate phosphoribosyltransferase: MDKQQILDIFLKTEALLEGHFLLTSGRHSNQYFQCALVLQYPEYNSLISGMIAEHFKNHEIDIVISPAIGGIVVGQEVARQLNKKSIFAEREDKTLTLRRGFNIEAGKKYLVCEDVVTTGGSVFEVMDIVRKGGGIVAGVGFIVDRSNNKVDFGVPQFSTLQLEVKSFLPEECPLCKENKIPLVKPGSRKIK
- a CDS encoding ATP-dependent Clp protease ATP-binding subunit, giving the protein MEGNFSERVQEVIRLSREEALRLGHDYIGTEHLLLGIIREGQGVAVKILRNLGVDLVKLKKAIEDTVRTSGGTLTIGNIPLTKQAEKVLKITQIESKIYKSDVIGTEHILLSLLRDEDNIATQILHQFNVNYDNVRAELNNILSSKESQKTSAPFAQPFTAKKVEKTKTPVLDNFGRDLTKLAIEDKLDPVIGREKEIERVAQVLSRRKKNNPVLIGEPGVGKTAIAEGLALRIVQRKVPRILQDKRVVTLDLAGLVAGTKYRGQFEERMKALMNELEKADDVILFIDELHTIVGAGGASGSLDASNMFKPALARGDIQCIGATTLDEYRKYIETDGALDRRFQKVMVDPPSPEETIEILENIKFKYEEHHHVRYSREAIEAAVRLSERYITDRHLPDKAIDVIDEAGSRVHMGNFTVSEEILRLEEEIEKVKLQKIQVVKQQDYEEAARLRDKERQLQSDLEIAKREWEAKTQDMVYDVTEEDIATVVSMMTGIPTTRVVQAESEKLLKMEEALKQRIVGQDEAVTKLAKAIRRTRAGLKSANRPIGTFIFLGPTGVGKTELAKELARYLFDTEDALIRIDMSEYMEKFSVSRLVGAPPGYVGYEEGGQLTERVRRKPYSVVLFDEIEKAHPDVFNILLQVLDDGVLTDSLGRRVDFKNTIIIMTSNVGTKDIKVTGGFGFGDVTEADAYTTLKNTVEDAMKKLFNPEFLNRIDETIVFRSLDKEDIKQIINIEMKDLVKNLQENKMTIELHKSAIEFLSDKGFDPKYGARPLKRAIQKYIEDPLAEELLLGQFKEGDKIIVKHKKNTEELYFVPDKKSQDENEEVQNKSDDEVKNTDKEEENSEEKNTINE
- a CDS encoding ATP-dependent helicase produces the protein MAKKYVLKRINKQEIVDESRFSINYRDELNPSQYEAVSAVEGNYLVIAGAGSGKTRTLVYRVARLTELGYNPSSILLLTFTRKAAKEMLDRAAMLLDNRCSKVNGGTFHSFANITLRKYAKAVNLDGGFTILDQSDSEDVINLIRSELNPTKDKKRFPNKQTIYKILSLSVNTGKTIEKLIEEEYPHFLEYADKFNDIKKVYDSYKRQNNLLDYDDLLIYLKNFLLDFSPAAKSFLNTIKFVMVDEYQDTNHLQAEIIKGLGQINENIMVVGDDSQSIYSFRGATFKNIMEFPKLFKDVKIITLEENYRSTQEILDFSNYIIEHAIEKYPKHLYSRKTGGELPGIICAANENMQSRFIVEKILELREEDVPLDEMAVLFRSSYHSFDLEIELNKANIPYVKFGGMKFIEAAHVKDLLAFLRIASNPLDFVSWYRVLLLHEGIGPKKARAIMDKLAKGILTIKSSPDKTLSNSYNDRIYNLFNVLHEIHTKNTLPADKAEIAMKYYHHLFIEKYDDWNKRKKDLDIFINIAENYRSLESFLTDMALEPPQDSVVDIEATDKENEFLTLSTIHSAKGLEWHTVFIIHAADGFFPSTQSFDKVESLEEERRLMYVASTRAKQNLFVCYPMNIFDRFQGITFAKPSRFIDGVSEELATQWLLEDG
- a CDS encoding 4a-hydroxytetrahydrobiopterin dehydratase, translated to MNKLDEKSISERLPSLKGWSFDNNKLIRNFKLDSFSDAVAFVVKIAIESEKIDHHPDIRLFGWNNVEVTLQTHNVNGITENDFKLANSINILYSNG
- the cdd gene encoding cytidine deaminase: MDKEQLISKAVEAARKAYAPYSNFHVGAALITKSGKIYLGANIENSSYGLTICAERTAAFRAVLEGEKEFDAIAIVSDSEDFTPPCGACRQVLSELCGKDLSVIMNNKKGEIKEMTLEELLPFSFDKENLE
- a CDS encoding PP2C family protein-serine/threonine phosphatase, yielding MDQKKLIKTFDTIASGNFKTDAELLKYVLEQIVSKEQFNLNGGRLWKLDTSAAAYKLVFQTGNLTKIPENYMLSISENPILEKISKERTILADETDTTLLAKGIFRYSASGVGKKVNVNGKKYYEYLLAVNSDQIGEELRDTLNAVATVLTSKLRERYLTAIRKNLIKDIDKAKELQKSILPDHQYNFHFYEIFGVTIPAEIVAGDFYDYLKIGEDEERLGIVVGDAASKGLAAAAEAMYISGAVRMASTFQVKISPMMFRLNQLVNKIFSDDKFVSLFYCELSIDKKGLCLYSNAGHNPPLFYKKSANSFFTLDSTGPLLGPAPNSKYETDSINFDKNDILVIYTDGVTESANNKYEFYGESRLSDIIKKNANLTSRDIAYAILDDVTKFSTGESKYQDDKTIVVIKRND
- the floA gene encoding flotillin-like protein FloA (flotillin-like protein involved in membrane lipid rafts), giving the protein MEALTGVSIIIIIAIVLFLMVFFYFVPIGLYITAYFSGVKVKIFRDLIGMRLRKVSPQVIIRNLISATKAGIELDISLLEAHYLAGGNVTKVVNALISANKANLDLGFEKAAAIDLAGRDVLEAVKMSVNPKVIETPLVAAVAKDGIQLKAVARITVRTNLERLVGGAGEATILARVGEGIVSTIGSSNSHKEVLENPDSISKVVLSKGLDAGTAFEILSIDIADVDVGINIGAILQTDQAEADLKVARAKAEERRAAAVALEQEMTAEVARMRAKVVEAEAEIPRAIAEAFRKGNLGVIDYYNIKNIQADTEMRASIAKPEEDKDKNKNKDQE